A portion of the Calothrix sp. 336/3 genome contains these proteins:
- the petJ gene encoding cytochrome c6 PetJ: protein MRTILLILVTAIACVSLTFTNPAFAVEPVNGAKIFQKNCAACHIGGGNILIAEKTLKQEALETYLENYKITGIQAIIHQVKNGKNAMPAFKNKLTEQEVLEVATYVLENATKGWKGSTEP from the coding sequence TTGAGAACAATTCTATTGATTTTGGTGACAGCGATCGCCTGTGTATCTCTAACATTTACGAATCCAGCATTTGCAGTAGAACCTGTCAATGGGGCAAAAATTTTTCAGAAAAACTGTGCTGCTTGCCACATTGGGGGTGGTAATATCCTCATCGCGGAAAAAACTTTAAAGCAGGAAGCATTGGAAACATACCTGGAAAACTATAAAATTACAGGCATCCAGGCAATTATCCATCAAGTGAAAAATGGTAAGAATGCTATGCCAGCTTTTAAAAATAAGCTAACAGAGCAGGAAGTTTTAGAAGTAGCAACTTACGTTTTGGAAAATGCTACCAAGGGATGGAAGGGAAGTACAGAACCATAA
- a CDS encoding GNAT family N-acetyltransferase, giving the protein MPGQNYSFYTRFKFRQIEKEDALAIFNWRYTPPYDYYNFDTDTIQEDLHYLLDSKNAFYAILNLQGELEGYCSFGSDGQVPGGDYNHEALDIGMGIRPDLVGRGHGKFYAQAVLRYGANQYRVQQLRVTIAEFNKRAQRVWEQLGFEQVGKFVKIGSEEEFVIMVCEVRKILQSPNSRVKL; this is encoded by the coding sequence ATGCCCGGACAAAATTATAGTTTTTACACCAGATTTAAATTTCGACAAATTGAGAAGGAAGACGCACTGGCTATTTTTAACTGGCGCTACACTCCCCCCTATGACTACTACAATTTTGATACTGATACTATCCAAGAGGATTTGCACTATCTGCTTGACTCGAAAAATGCTTTTTATGCAATTTTGAATCTGCAAGGAGAACTTGAAGGCTATTGTTCTTTCGGTTCAGATGGTCAAGTACCAGGTGGAGATTACAATCATGAAGCTCTTGACATAGGTATGGGAATACGACCAGATTTAGTTGGTCGAGGACATGGAAAGTTCTATGCTCAAGCTGTGCTAAGGTATGGGGCAAATCAATATAGGGTACAGCAATTACGGGTAACTATCGCGGAGTTCAACAAGCGGGCACAGCGAGTGTGGGAGCAGTTAGGATTTGAGCAGGTAGGGAAATTTGTCAAAATCGGTAGTGAAGAAGAATTTGTGATTATGGTTTGTGAAGTACGGAAAATCCTACAAAGTCCAAATTCTCGCGTCAAACTCTAG
- the petC gene encoding cytochrome b6-f complex iron-sulfur subunit produces the protein MAQFSESMDVPDMGRRQFMNLLTFGTVTGVALGALYPVVKYFIPPVAAGAGGGTTAKDELGNDVSLSKYLSTHNVGDRSLVQGLKGDPTYLVVESKEAIGDYGINAVCTHLGCVVPWNAAENKFKCPCHGSQYDATGKVVRGPAPRSLALSHTQVADDKVVLTPWTETDFRTGEEPWWA, from the coding sequence ATGGCTCAATTTTCGGAATCGATGGACGTGCCCGACATGGGGCGACGGCAGTTTATGAATCTGCTGACCTTTGGAACAGTCACAGGCGTGGCTCTGGGGGCATTGTATCCCGTAGTTAAATATTTTATCCCTCCTGTGGCTGCTGGCGCTGGTGGTGGGACAACAGCGAAGGATGAACTGGGTAATGATGTGAGTTTGAGTAAGTATTTATCAACTCATAACGTTGGCGATCGCTCTCTAGTTCAAGGACTTAAAGGCGATCCTACCTACTTGGTAGTAGAAAGTAAGGAAGCCATTGGGGACTACGGTATCAACGCTGTATGTACCCACCTGGGTTGTGTTGTACCCTGGAATGCGGCTGAAAATAAATTTAAGTGTCCTTGCCACGGTTCCCAGTATGATGCAACTGGTAAGGTAGTTCGTGGTCCGGCACCTCGTTCTTTGGCTCTGAGTCATACTCAAGTGGCAGATGACAAGGTGGTACTTACCCCCTGGACGGAAACCGATTTCCGTACTGGAGAGGAACCTTGGTGGGCATAG
- a CDS encoding DUF3067 family protein: MTGKELRQLLLEKWGYSYDVQLRRTQGKIFLQIMWKYLEQASFPLSEAEYQEHLESIADYINGLGNTTQVYKFIQETKERPRLGKAVSIPLDLGERATEWLI, from the coding sequence ATGACAGGAAAAGAATTACGCCAACTATTACTAGAAAAATGGGGATACTCTTATGATGTCCAGTTACGACGGACACAGGGAAAAATTTTTCTGCAAATTATGTGGAAATACCTCGAACAAGCCTCCTTCCCTCTCAGCGAAGCTGAATATCAAGAACACCTAGAAAGTATTGCTGACTATATAAATGGTTTAGGCAATACAACGCAAGTGTACAAATTCATTCAGGAAACGAAAGAACGTCCCCGACTTGGTAAGGCTGTCAGCATACCTCTTGACCTAGGAGAAAGAGCTACTGAATGGCTCATCTGA
- the petE gene encoding plastocyanin, whose amino-acid sequence MKKIAASLRRLGLALLTLCLVIGSLTVFAPNASADVVTVKLGNDKGMLAFEPAKITVKAGDTIKWVNNKVPPHNIVFDAAQNPAKSADLAKALSHKGLLMNPGQELETTFPADAPAGEYTFYCEPHRGAGMVGKVTVQ is encoded by the coding sequence ATGAAAAAGATAGCAGCTAGCTTACGACGCTTAGGCTTAGCATTATTGACACTATGCTTAGTTATTGGTAGCTTGACAGTTTTTGCTCCTAATGCTAGCGCTGATGTGGTCACTGTGAAATTAGGCAATGACAAGGGAATGCTAGCGTTTGAACCCGCAAAAATTACAGTGAAGGCGGGAGATACAATTAAATGGGTAAATAATAAGGTTCCTCCTCACAATATTGTATTTGACGCTGCCCAAAATCCTGCAAAAAGCGCAGATTTGGCTAAAGCTTTGTCTCACAAAGGATTACTAATGAATCCTGGTCAAGAATTGGAAACTACTTTCCCTGCGGATGCGCCTGCTGGAGAATATACTTTCTACTGTGAACCTCATCGGGGTGCAGGCATGGTTGGTAAGGTTACTGTCCAGTAG
- the petA gene encoding cytochrome f, with amino-acid sequence MRNACMTASLTRGARAITKTLLVAIAAVTFFFTSDLVIPQSASAYPFWAQQTYPETPREPTGRIVCANCHLAQKPTEVEVPQAVLPDQVFEAVVKIPYDTKVQQVGADGSKVGLNVGAVLMLPEGFKIAPEDRIPEEMKEKISGLYYQSYGEGKDNIVIVGPLPGEQYQEIIFPVLSPNPATDKNIQFGKYSVHVGGNRGRGQVYPTGEKSNNNVYTASATGTISKIAKEEDENGVKYQVSIQSESGETVVDTIPAGPELIVSEGQAVNSGDSLTNNPNVGGFGQKDVEIVLQSSTRVAGLIAFICLVMLAQIMLVLKKKQVEKVQAAEMNF; translated from the coding sequence ATGAGAAATGCTTGTATGACAGCGAGTTTAACTCGTGGTGCAAGAGCAATTACCAAAACATTGCTCGTGGCGATCGCTGCTGTAACCTTCTTCTTTACCAGCGATCTAGTTATTCCCCAATCTGCCTCTGCTTATCCATTCTGGGCGCAGCAAACCTATCCTGAAACCCCACGCGAACCAACAGGAAGAATCGTTTGTGCAAACTGCCACCTAGCGCAGAAACCCACCGAAGTAGAAGTTCCTCAAGCTGTGCTTCCTGACCAAGTGTTTGAAGCTGTGGTCAAAATTCCCTACGATACCAAAGTACAGCAAGTAGGTGCAGATGGTTCTAAAGTTGGTTTAAATGTCGGTGCAGTCTTAATGCTACCCGAAGGCTTCAAGATTGCTCCTGAGGATCGGATTCCTGAGGAAATGAAAGAAAAAATCTCAGGTTTATACTACCAATCCTACGGTGAAGGCAAAGACAATATCGTGATTGTTGGACCCTTACCTGGTGAGCAATATCAAGAAATCATCTTCCCTGTTCTTTCTCCCAATCCTGCTACCGACAAAAATATTCAGTTCGGTAAATACTCTGTTCACGTTGGTGGAAACCGAGGACGCGGACAAGTTTATCCTACAGGTGAAAAGAGCAATAACAACGTATATACAGCTTCTGCTACCGGTACTATCTCCAAGATTGCCAAAGAAGAAGACGAGAACGGTGTGAAATATCAAGTCAGCATTCAAAGCGAATCTGGCGAAACCGTTGTTGATACTATCCCTGCTGGTCCTGAGTTGATTGTATCTGAAGGTCAAGCTGTTAACTCTGGTGATTCTTTAACTAATAACCCCAACGTTGGTGGTTTTGGTCAAAAAGATGTAGAAATCGTTCTACAAAGTAGCACCAGAGTTGCTGGTTTAATTGCCTTTATTTGTTTAGTCATGCTCGCACAAATCATGCTGGTTCTGAAGAAGAAACAGGTAGAAAAAGTGCAAGCTGCGGAAATGAATTTCTAA